Genomic segment of Planifilum fulgidum:
TGAAGGGCTCAGCTTTTCCGGACAAATGCACGGGCTGGTTTTGCTGGATGAAAACAACCGGGTATTGCGCAATGCCATTCTTTGGAACGACACCCGCACGACCCGTGAATGTCGGGAAATTTATGAGAAGGTCGGGAAAGAGCGTTTGCTGCAAATCACCAAGAATCCGGCCCTGGAAGGATTTACGTTGCCCAAGATTCTCTGGGTAAAAAAGAACGAACCCGAAATTTACCGCAAGGCGAAAACCTTTGTGCTGCCGAAAGATTATGTGCGCTATCGGCTGACCGGAAAATTGCACATGGAGTATTCCGATGCGGCGGGCACCTTGCTCCTGGATATCAACAAGAAAGAGTGGAGCAAGGAAATTTGCCGCCTGCTGGACATCGATGACGGGCTCTGCCCGCCGCTTTTGGGATCCCATGAAGAGGTCGGAACGATCACCCCGGAAATTTCCAAAGTCACAGGCCTGTCCACCTCGACGCGCGTTTTCGCCGGGGGGGCTGACAATGCCTGCGGAGCTATCGGGGCAGGGGTTTTGCAGGACGGAAAATCGATGGTCAGCATCGGCACTTCCGGCGTGTTCCTGTCTTATGAATCCGACGGGAACAAGGACTTCGGCGGAAAAGTGCATTACTTCAACCACAGCGCCCCTGACGCCTATTACACCATGGGAGTGACCCTCGCCGCCGGGTACAGTCTGTCGTGGTTTAAAGACGTCTTCGCCAAAGAGGCCGGATTTGACCAATTGTTGGCGGGGGTGGACCGGGTGCCGATCGGTTCCGACGGGCTGCTTTTCACCCCCTATATCGTCGGTGAAAGGACGCCGCATGCGGATGCGAACATTCGCGGCAGTTTTGTCGGCATGGACAGTTCCCATCAGTTGAAGCATTTTGTCCGGGCGGTTCTGGAGGGAATCACCTTTTCGTTAAATGAGTCCGTGGAGATTTTCCGTGAAAATGGCAAGAGGATCGATGCCATCGTTTCGATTGGCGGCGGAGCCAAAAATGAAACCTGGCTGCAAATGCAGGCGGACATATTTAA
This window contains:
- the xylB gene encoding xylulokinase, which codes for MKYVIGVDLGTSAVKILLVNQRGQVVREVSKTYPLIQEKAGYSEQNPEDWVDQTVAGLSDLLKYGDCDPKDIEGLSFSGQMHGLVLLDENNRVLRNAILWNDTRTTRECREIYEKVGKERLLQITKNPALEGFTLPKILWVKKNEPEIYRKAKTFVLPKDYVRYRLTGKLHMEYSDAAGTLLLDINKKEWSKEICRLLDIDDGLCPPLLGSHEEVGTITPEISKVTGLSTSTRVFAGGADNACGAIGAGVLQDGKSMVSIGTSGVFLSYESDGNKDFGGKVHYFNHSAPDAYYTMGVTLAAGYSLSWFKDVFAKEAGFDQLLAGVDRVPIGSDGLLFTPYIVGERTPHADANIRGSFVGMDSSHQLKHFVRAVLEGITFSLNESVEIFRENGKRIDAIVSIGGGAKNETWLQMQADIFNARIVKLSSEQGPGMGAAMLAAYGCGWFDSLQECSDRFLKVDKVYDPIEENVKKYRDLFQLYKEIYPATASLNKELMKYRN